The Desulfoscipio gibsoniae DSM 7213 genome contains a region encoding:
- a CDS encoding copper amine oxidase N-terminal domain-containing protein — protein sequence MKTKLIAVLTLSLFLFSSSLAMAVASPAIFINETRLVTKNSAVVEDGQTLVPLRAIFEALNQQVDWNADDKSITSGNIWLQVNNPVATINGEDVNLEIPAKIIKDRT from the coding sequence ATGAAAACAAAATTGATAGCAGTGTTAACTTTGAGCCTTTTCTTATTCAGCAGCAGCTTGGCTATGGCGGTAGCATCTCCGGCTATTTTCATCAACGAAACCCGTCTGGTTACAAAAAACTCCGCTGTTGTTGAAGACGGCCAAACACTGGTGCCCTTAAGAGCAATTTTTGAGGCACTGAATCAACAGGTAGACTGGAACGCCGATGACAAGTCTATTACATCAGGAAATATATGGTTACAGGTTAACAATCCCGTGGCTACCATTAATGGAGAAGATGTAAATTTAGAAATCCCTGCCAAAATAATAAAAGATAGAACGTAA
- a CDS encoding DUF2283 domain-containing protein, translated as MLESLEVIELHPGINLEIDKDGQLIGIELINASKLFRDVIKPLKKRAAL; from the coding sequence ATGCTAGAGAGTTTAGAGGTTATAGAGTTACATCCCGGCATAAATTTGGAAATAGATAAAGATGGACAGTTAATAGGGATAGAATTAATTAATGCTTCAAAATTGTTTAGAGACGTTATTAAACCGCTTAAAAAGAGAGCGGCTTTGTAG
- a CDS encoding tyrosine-type recombinase/integrase encodes MLFSDAVEAFINFLTIELQRSPYTIDGYKKDLKYFQNYLQKSLGRYVLLSDCNIFIIRKYLLYAKKEKNYSPRTMMRNIATLKSFCKFLFLEGLINENFADRLHAPKIPEGMPRYLSKEEIQKICKCVDLSTYSGLRDYTMLMTMYYAGLRVSELVHLAVNDVAELHDLSIRQGKGGKCRIIPMHNELQKVIGYYIAKRLSTSKYLFPNKNGVPLSTQYIRKMVKKYAVKAGIDPAQVTPHVFRHSFATMLYKNGQVDLLRISKLLGHANLRATTIYTHTSADHLRNAIEKL; translated from the coding sequence ATGCTGTTTTCAGATGCAGTAGAAGCCTTTATTAATTTTTTAACTATTGAATTACAGCGTAGTCCATATACCATAGACGGGTATAAAAAAGATTTAAAATACTTTCAAAACTACCTTCAAAAATCCTTGGGTAGATACGTATTATTAAGTGACTGTAATATTTTTATAATTCGCAAATACTTGCTATACGCTAAAAAAGAGAAAAATTATTCTCCTCGTACTATGATGCGTAACATTGCTACTTTAAAATCATTTTGTAAATTTTTATTTTTAGAGGGGCTAATAAACGAAAACTTTGCTGATCGTTTACATGCACCTAAAATCCCCGAAGGAATGCCACGTTATTTAAGCAAGGAAGAAATACAGAAAATCTGTAAGTGTGTTGATCTAAGTACCTATAGTGGCCTTCGGGACTATACTATGTTGATGACCATGTACTACGCGGGGCTCAGGGTTTCCGAATTAGTACACTTGGCAGTTAACGATGTGGCTGAATTACATGACTTATCTATAAGGCAAGGTAAGGGTGGTAAATGCAGAATTATACCGATGCATAATGAGCTGCAAAAAGTTATTGGTTATTACATAGCTAAAAGGTTGAGCACCTCAAAATACCTGTTTCCAAACAAAAATGGAGTTCCTTTAAGTACACAATATATACGGAAAATGGTAAAAAAATATGCTGTTAAAGCAGGTATTGACCCGGCACAAGTAACTCCGCATGTTTTTAGACATAGCTTTGCTACCATGCTTTATAAGAACGGGCAGGTAGACCTTTTACGAATAAGCAAACTGCTTGGACATGCAAACCTGAGGGCCACAACCATTTATACTCACACATCAGCAGACCACTTACGAAATGCCATAGAAAAGTTGTAG
- a CDS encoding Gp37-like protein — protein MRHRSPLPNKGAFFKRHYAVSEVLTNGFFQYEVDWDSGDLVTVQNKAWNLTMDTRITEVEETYETGGFKLNVTFGHTLPSKTIGNY, from the coding sequence ATTAGACACAGATCCCCCCTCCCCAATAAAGGGGCATTTTTTAAAAGACATTATGCAGTTTCAGAGGTATTAACTAACGGCTTCTTTCAGTATGAGGTGGACTGGGATTCCGGGGATTTGGTGACCGTACAAAACAAAGCCTGGAATCTGACCATGGATACTAGGATTACAGAAGTTGAAGAAACCTATGAGACTGGTGGGTTTAAGCTCAATGTTACCTTTGGCCACACCCTCCCCAGTAAAACAATAGGTAATTATTAG
- a CDS encoding S-layer homology domain-containing protein, giving the protein MRKRGLTWLSFIVLIAALSVFAFGGIAMAGFSDVAESHWAAKDIIQMSELGVAGGYTDGTFRPYVTVKQVEALSMVVRVMGLKASSTTDLIEVPFPVPTWAQGEAKLAVQHGLLDKSDQFSANSGASRAWVARLLVRMIGKESEAEERLLLPNFTDSNQIPDWALYYVRVAQDNDLIAGYNDRSFRPNNEVNRAELVTFLSRAMESLPESGTVTNSNQQAKTTLSGTVVKIYAESDAFVLEDISGGLKTLYLPGGFDISVTGSSQQGLNALQPGDEVEVGLNSQGYVISIVVQARTGMVGNEGVVYDLDMEARLLTLQSDNNERLSSFRLSDYVSVRAEGVRFPTINDIRKGDRVKVTVQDGWVTGIEVLELASQLKVTGNVLVLDEDNGVITLDVDGQLCAYKLSSVVQVTSPGLSKAFLSDVDEGDTVTVEVDSGEIIALEISGQQDDDIVEATVYAVDTQNRVLTLIDGQDKLKSYDVLKEARITVDGKNDSLSDLERDMEVTVRLLDGDIIAVEIDDTLKGTIVSIDEDGLLLVLQRDNGERKTYVIDKDVDVESKDSRDELDEIKRGDYASIVLDNNRVEEINLRTLVICRVENVREVYDRLEVVDEDGDSLRLSVRGGVDLIVPGITYPNLDDVHKGDLVRATYLGRDLEKVEVIKSQLGEVTFINTSQKKIVVKLFSGKTTEFSFATGSRINSNGRVYDSLSTLDTGDRVEVLENPGGGYTFMIMKKLSGKLAFDMDDEEDKVYLESGSSWNAYKLNEDVYAHNSYGTVIRLNNIKKGQIVDLYMLRDMVCEIAVK; this is encoded by the coding sequence ATGCGAAAGCGGGGCCTGACATGGCTTTCCTTTATTGTACTAATTGCGGCGCTTTCCGTGTTTGCTTTTGGAGGTATTGCTATGGCCGGATTTTCTGATGTTGCCGAAAGTCACTGGGCGGCCAAGGATATTATCCAAATGAGTGAACTGGGGGTGGCTGGGGGGTATACTGACGGAACCTTTCGCCCCTATGTAACTGTTAAACAGGTAGAAGCTTTATCTATGGTCGTACGGGTCATGGGTCTTAAAGCATCGTCAACCACTGACTTGATTGAGGTGCCTTTCCCCGTGCCCACCTGGGCTCAAGGGGAAGCCAAGCTGGCTGTGCAGCACGGTTTACTTGATAAGTCCGACCAGTTTTCTGCTAATTCCGGGGCTTCCCGGGCCTGGGTGGCCAGATTGCTGGTACGTATGATCGGTAAGGAATCCGAGGCTGAGGAAAGGTTGCTGCTGCCCAATTTTACGGATTCCAACCAAATACCCGATTGGGCTTTGTATTATGTGCGGGTGGCGCAGGATAATGATCTGATTGCTGGATATAATGACAGGTCTTTTCGCCCGAACAATGAGGTTAATCGTGCTGAGTTGGTTACTTTTTTGAGCCGGGCCATGGAAAGTTTGCCCGAAAGTGGCACCGTTACTAATTCCAATCAGCAGGCAAAAACAACGCTTAGCGGGACAGTGGTCAAAATCTATGCCGAAAGCGATGCTTTTGTATTAGAAGATATCAGCGGTGGTTTGAAAACCCTATATTTGCCCGGTGGGTTCGATATTTCCGTGACGGGCTCCAGCCAGCAAGGGCTGAATGCTTTGCAGCCCGGTGATGAAGTGGAGGTTGGTCTTAACTCACAGGGCTATGTGATAAGTATTGTGGTGCAAGCTAGAACGGGTATGGTTGGTAACGAGGGCGTGGTCTATGACCTGGATATGGAAGCTCGTCTGCTGACTCTTCAATCGGATAATAATGAACGTTTATCTTCTTTTCGCCTGAGTGATTACGTCAGTGTGCGGGCGGAAGGTGTTCGTTTCCCCACCATAAATGATATACGCAAGGGCGATCGGGTGAAGGTTACCGTTCAAGACGGTTGGGTTACCGGTATAGAGGTATTGGAGCTGGCTTCGCAGTTGAAGGTTACAGGTAATGTGCTGGTGTTGGACGAGGACAATGGCGTCATTACCTTGGATGTTGACGGACAGTTATGCGCGTATAAGCTTTCTTCCGTAGTACAAGTTACCTCGCCTGGATTGTCAAAGGCCTTTCTCTCTGACGTGGACGAGGGTGATACGGTTACTGTTGAAGTAGATTCCGGTGAGATTATCGCGCTGGAAATAAGCGGTCAGCAGGACGATGATATTGTAGAAGCCACTGTTTACGCCGTGGATACCCAAAACCGTGTGCTTACTTTAATAGATGGCCAGGATAAGTTAAAGTCTTATGATGTGTTAAAAGAAGCCCGGATTACAGTTGATGGTAAAAATGATTCATTAAGCGATCTGGAAAGGGATATGGAAGTAACAGTGCGTCTGCTGGACGGCGATATTATCGCTGTAGAAATAGACGATACCCTTAAGGGAACCATAGTTAGTATAGATGAAGACGGGTTGTTGTTGGTGCTGCAGCGAGATAATGGCGAGCGTAAAACGTATGTGATAGATAAAGATGTGGATGTGGAAAGTAAAGATAGCCGGGATGAGCTGGATGAAATAAAACGAGGGGATTACGCCAGCATAGTACTGGATAATAATCGGGTGGAAGAGATTAACCTGCGCACTTTGGTTATTTGTAGGGTGGAAAATGTCAGAGAGGTGTATGACCGGCTGGAAGTGGTGGATGAAGATGGCGACAGTCTCAGGTTATCTGTAAGGGGCGGTGTAGATTTGATAGTGCCGGGTATTACCTACCCCAACCTGGATGATGTGCACAAGGGTGATCTGGTAAGAGCCACTTACCTGGGTCGTGATTTAGAAAAAGTGGAGGTAATTAAATCTCAACTTGGTGAAGTTACTTTTATAAACACAAGTCAGAAGAAGATAGTGGTAAAGCTGTTTAGCGGTAAGACCACTGAATTCAGTTTTGCCACCGGCAGCAGAATTAATTCAAATGGCCGGGTGTATGATTCCCTGAGTACGCTGGATACCGGTGACCGGGTGGAGGTTTTGGAGAATCCGGGCGGTGGTTATACATTTATGATCATGAAGAAACTTTCCGGTAAGCTGGCCTTTGATATGGATGATGAGGAAGACAAGGTATATCTTGAAAGTGGAAGTAGTTGGAATGCTTACAAACTAAACGAAGATGTGTATGCCCATAACTCCTACGGTACTGTAATCAGGTTGAATAATATCAAGAAGGGCCAAATCGTTGACCTATACATGCTCCGGGATATGGTGTGTGAAATAGCAGTCAAGTAA
- a CDS encoding Rpn family recombination-promoting nuclease/putative transposase: MFLWYNVYLPDIIEIGGDGVKVQNPHDKFFKKTFGDVAVAKDFLNNYLPQSITDIVDVDTLEPQKDSFINKELQESFSDLLFKANINKREGYLYFLFEHKSYPSRDVAFQLLKYMVEIWNAKIENTNQLPVIIPLVIYHGKDGWNIKHTLGEMLSGYEELPRDVQAHIPNYKYLLYDFSRFTDREIKGEVRNKITVTIMRDMPREDIGEILKYVFRAAVYLLELEDKQTGIEYLETLVRYLLSARADLTKDDFNELVKKIETIYPEGSERIMTLAELFREEGMERGIEVGEAKALARTAIKFLVKKFGFVPEDLKQGITKLDVPTLEVIIDGVSEYKDLDEVKKYIQ, translated from the coding sequence TTGTTTTTATGGTACAATGTTTATTTACCAGATATAATAGAGATAGGTGGTGATGGAGTGAAAGTTCAGAACCCACACGATAAATTCTTCAAAAAGACCTTTGGCGATGTAGCCGTGGCCAAGGATTTTTTAAATAATTATTTGCCTCAAAGCATCACGGATATAGTAGACGTGGACACATTGGAGCCGCAGAAAGACAGCTTTATTAACAAAGAGCTACAGGAAAGTTTTTCGGATCTCCTTTTTAAGGCCAATATCAATAAACGGGAAGGCTACCTTTATTTTCTCTTTGAACATAAAAGCTATCCCAGCCGGGATGTTGCTTTTCAGCTCCTAAAATACATGGTAGAAATTTGGAACGCCAAGATTGAAAATACCAATCAACTGCCGGTAATTATTCCGCTGGTAATATACCACGGCAAGGACGGCTGGAACATAAAACATACTTTAGGGGAAATGCTTTCGGGCTATGAGGAACTGCCAAGGGATGTCCAGGCACACATTCCAAATTACAAATATCTGCTTTATGATTTTTCTAGGTTTACTGATAGGGAAATAAAAGGTGAAGTAAGAAACAAAATAACAGTGACGATAATGCGGGATATGCCGAGAGAGGATATTGGCGAAATCCTAAAGTATGTTTTTAGAGCGGCTGTCTATTTGCTGGAGCTTGAAGATAAACAGACAGGGATAGAATATCTTGAGACCCTAGTCAGATATCTGCTCAGCGCTAGGGCTGATTTAACCAAGGATGACTTCAATGAATTGGTTAAGAAAATCGAAACCATCTATCCGGAAGGGAGTGAAAGGATAATGACTTTAGCTGAACTGTTTAGGGAAGAAGGCATGGAGCGGGGAATAGAAGTAGGTGAAGCAAAAGCCCTTGCAAGGACTGCAATAAAGTTTTTAGTTAAGAAATTTGGTTTTGTGCCAGAGGATTTAAAGCAGGGTATAACGAAATTAGATGTACCAACACTGGAAGTTATAATTGACGGTGTATCGGAATATAAAGACCTCGATGAGGTAAAAAAATATATCCAGTAA
- a CDS encoding FAD-dependent oxidoreductase, which produces MSSNKKIAMLALLAGLAVIALAYAAINSIINRDTGNEYLPPPRSVGDAYDLIVVGGDPEGVAAAVSGARNGLDVLLVDTRPELGGLMTRGWLNSIDMNYGPGGEILNKGIFQEFYDLVEGDSFDVQTAVRAFNRLVNAEEKLTVLLNADSVIPVVKDVKNEPPGGRVVTGIRLVYGGVTREIIARNVIDATQDGDMAALAGVPFSLGQEDIGRQSSLMAATLVFRLENVSWLDWWKIRFYLTFTDARKSTGANRHSAWGFYDQTALYKPSTDRLFLRGLNIGRQNDGSLLINALLIYGVDPLDPGSREEAREIAVKELPAIVEFLNKKVSGLSKAGLGGVAPELYVRESRHIYGEYRLTLDDVLENRDFDDRIAFGSYPVDMQPTDPGIPGIIIGAPQQYAVPFRCLVPQQVDGLLVVGRTASFDSLAHGSARTVPVGMAAGQAAGAAAALVAEHHLTFRELAANRQLIAELQRRLEEQGVELEPFHIDNELAGHEAYAGLKFIRGLGLASGGYNNDYRLDQDIAEQRYINILYQVIKQSVLDISELPSLYPEGNIFNLHDAGYMLVKFLGLDLSKQASLDYLAEKGIFTGQEDYWRDYMDPEKPLSHGAAYLLMKEFVEMLQDKRR; this is translated from the coding sequence ATGAGCAGTAACAAAAAGATTGCTATGTTAGCCCTGCTAGCCGGGCTGGCGGTTATAGCGCTGGCCTATGCGGCTATCAACAGTATCATAAATAGAGATACAGGCAACGAGTACTTACCCCCACCCCGTTCTGTGGGGGATGCTTATGACTTAATCGTTGTGGGTGGCGATCCCGAAGGGGTGGCCGCCGCAGTGTCGGGGGCACGGAACGGCCTTGATGTTTTACTTGTGGATACCCGGCCCGAACTGGGGGGGCTGATGACCAGGGGTTGGTTGAACAGCATAGACATGAACTACGGCCCGGGCGGGGAAATATTAAATAAAGGTATCTTTCAGGAGTTTTATGACCTGGTTGAGGGAGATTCCTTTGATGTGCAAACCGCTGTCCGGGCATTTAACCGGCTGGTGAACGCTGAAGAAAAACTTACCGTGCTGCTTAACGCTGATTCTGTAATACCTGTTGTGAAAGATGTGAAAAACGAGCCACCGGGCGGCAGGGTGGTCACGGGCATCAGGCTGGTTTACGGCGGCGTGACCAGGGAAATCATAGCCCGTAATGTTATTGACGCCACCCAGGACGGGGACATGGCGGCCCTGGCCGGTGTGCCTTTCAGCCTGGGCCAGGAGGATATCGGCAGGCAGTCCAGTCTGATGGCAGCTACCCTGGTATTCAGGTTGGAAAATGTAAGCTGGCTGGACTGGTGGAAAATCCGTTTTTATTTGACCTTTACCGATGCCAGAAAAAGCACCGGTGCCAATAGGCACAGCGCCTGGGGGTTTTATGATCAAACAGCTTTATACAAGCCGTCCACTGACAGGCTTTTTTTGAGGGGGCTGAATATCGGCCGGCAAAATGACGGCAGTCTGTTGATTAACGCACTGCTGATTTATGGGGTCGACCCCCTTGATCCCGGTTCCAGGGAGGAAGCCAGGGAAATAGCCGTTAAGGAATTGCCTGCAATTGTAGAATTTCTTAATAAGAAGGTGTCCGGTTTAAGCAAAGCCGGTTTGGGGGGAGTGGCACCTGAGCTGTACGTTCGTGAATCAAGGCATATTTATGGTGAGTACCGGTTGACCCTGGATGATGTTCTGGAAAACCGGGATTTTGACGATAGGATAGCCTTTGGGTCATATCCAGTGGACATGCAGCCAACTGACCCCGGTATTCCGGGCATAATCATCGGTGCTCCACAGCAATATGCTGTACCATTCAGGTGTTTGGTGCCGCAGCAGGTGGACGGGCTGTTGGTGGTGGGCAGAACGGCCAGCTTTGATTCTCTGGCCCACGGCAGTGCCAGAACGGTTCCCGTGGGTATGGCTGCGGGACAGGCTGCCGGTGCGGCAGCGGCACTGGTGGCGGAACATCACTTAACCTTCCGGGAACTGGCTGCCAACCGGCAGTTGATTGCTGAGCTGCAGCGCAGGCTAGAGGAACAGGGTGTTGAGTTGGAACCTTTCCACATAGACAACGAACTGGCCGGTCACGAGGCGTATGCTGGTTTGAAATTTATTCGTGGGCTTGGGCTGGCTTCGGGTGGATATAATAATGATTATCGGCTGGATCAGGATATTGCTGAGCAAAGATATATCAATATCTTATACCAGGTGATCAAACAAAGCGTTTTGGATATCTCCGAATTACCTTCGCTGTATCCCGAGGGAAATATCTTTAACCTGCATGATGCCGGCTATATGCTGGTTAAATTCCTGGGATTAGATTTAAGCAAACAAGCATCGTTGGATTATCTTGCAGAGAAAGGTATATTTACGGGACAGGAAGATTACTGGCGGGATTATATGGACCCTGAAAAACCGTTAAGCCACGGGGCAGCTTATCTATTGATGAAAGAGTTTGTGGAAATGCTGCAAGATAAAAGACGATAG
- a CDS encoding tyrosine-type recombinase/integrase → MLLNQAIKSFARHMELIDRSQETIRGYTIELKNFNNFLTVKHNCPVYVEDITLQDIEDYLLHEKERGIASASRSRALYILKSFFNYCCKKDICTKNLANLLEPVKVKQKERAHITEAEFEDLVKAIEHPVIRTVVQTMFYTGGRMSEIIKLKLENVDLENKVLHIIEGKGKKDRDVPINDKLHRILTHYLEHIREADSDRFFAIARTGKVSSSYINRCIHDAVAKLGWEKDISAHVMRHSFGTNLLEKGASVVSIQKLLGHASLAVTTRYLHQGTNKLSEAVNLL, encoded by the coding sequence TTGTTGTTAAACCAAGCAATCAAGAGCTTTGCCAGGCACATGGAGCTTATCGACAGGTCCCAGGAAACCATCCGGGGCTACACCATAGAACTGAAGAACTTTAATAACTTTTTAACCGTCAAGCACAACTGCCCGGTTTATGTAGAGGACATTACCTTACAGGATATCGAGGACTACCTGCTGCATGAAAAAGAAAGAGGGATTGCCTCCGCCAGCAGGAGCCGGGCTTTGTACATTCTAAAAAGCTTTTTTAACTACTGCTGCAAAAAAGACATTTGCACTAAGAACCTGGCCAATCTCCTAGAACCCGTCAAGGTCAAGCAAAAAGAAAGGGCTCATATTACTGAAGCGGAATTTGAAGATCTGGTCAAAGCCATAGAGCACCCGGTAATTCGCACCGTGGTCCAGACTATGTTCTATACCGGCGGTAGGATGTCTGAGATTATTAAATTAAAGCTGGAGAACGTGGACCTTGAAAACAAAGTGCTGCACATCATTGAAGGCAAGGGCAAAAAAGACCGGGATGTGCCCATTAACGATAAGCTCCACCGGATTCTTACCCACTACTTGGAACACATCAGGGAGGCAGATTCAGACCGTTTTTTCGCCATAGCCAGAACCGGCAAGGTCTCCAGCAGCTATATTAATCGCTGTATTCATGATGCTGTAGCAAAACTGGGCTGGGAAAAGGACATAAGTGCCCATGTGATGAGACACTCCTTTGGCACTAACTTACTGGAAAAAGGAGCCTCGGTGGTCAGTATTCAAAAACTCCTGGGGCATGCCAGCCTAGCGGTGACCACCAGATACCTGCACCAGGGCACAAATAAACTCAGCGAAGCCGTTAATCTTTTGTAA
- a CDS encoding tyrosine-type recombinase/integrase has translation MYLLHLQHDLERSPETVSGYRKDLYHFGNCLIEHNGPEITPQKIGPMDIWLYLRHLSLDHNYAPRSRIRNLASIKSFYKFLKNNDYVKKDPSANIQWPSIPQSEQPVFFTVQDFKKIIGAINTSTKTGYTHSVIIYVLFLTGLRISEALSLKLKDIDLRKKIINVTRGKGRKKRIVPINKALYPVLKDYKKELKKGKEDWLFPSKRSVTGRMTPQNVRLFIKKYCRKAGIEKAKMSPHVFRHGFATTLYMDKGVDLLRIATLLGHSNTRTTEIYAHTNEKHLRSAVDLIDL, from the coding sequence ATGTATCTGTTACATCTACAGCATGACCTAGAAAGGAGCCCGGAAACCGTTTCGGGATACCGGAAAGATCTGTATCACTTTGGCAATTGTTTAATTGAACACAACGGACCAGAAATAACACCCCAAAAAATAGGGCCAATGGATATATGGCTTTATCTAAGGCATTTGTCATTAGACCATAATTATGCCCCACGGAGCCGAATTAGAAATCTAGCTTCAATCAAAAGTTTCTATAAGTTTCTTAAAAATAATGATTACGTTAAAAAGGACCCTTCCGCCAATATACAGTGGCCCTCTATACCACAAAGTGAACAACCGGTTTTTTTTACAGTACAAGATTTTAAAAAAATAATTGGAGCCATTAACACAAGCACCAAAACCGGTTATACCCATTCGGTAATAATCTATGTATTATTTCTAACTGGTCTACGGATTAGTGAAGCACTATCATTAAAGCTGAAAGATATTGATTTGCGCAAAAAAATCATTAATGTTACCCGGGGTAAGGGACGTAAAAAGCGTATTGTGCCAATTAATAAAGCATTATATCCAGTGCTAAAGGATTATAAAAAAGAGCTTAAAAAGGGGAAAGAGGATTGGTTGTTCCCTTCTAAAAGATCGGTTACTGGCCGGATGACCCCCCAGAATGTAAGATTATTTATTAAGAAATATTGTCGTAAGGCCGGGATCGAAAAGGCCAAAATGAGCCCACATGTATTTCGCCACGGATTTGCAACCACACTGTATATGGATAAAGGTGTTGATTTATTACGCATAGCTACGCTACTTGGACACAGCAACACAAGAACAACTGAAATTTACGCTCATACCAATGAAAAACATTTAAGAAGTGCAGTTGATTTAATAGACTTATAA
- a CDS encoding copper amine oxidase N-terminal domain-containing protein produces MHKKPITLVIILSLAMLVFAATAVAEQGDTPNYKATFKLGEASYTVNDVTSAMDVAAFVENGRTYVPFRYLGYALGVAENNVTWDADSKTATLTLEDTTEKFTVGSTNYYVNDEAKTMDVAPLIRDNRIFLPARYVAQDFGYLMDWDAEAKVVTVTKNVPEQQPEETPSVSDDDNSVTDQVYGN; encoded by the coding sequence ATGCACAAAAAACCAATTACGTTAGTTATTATTTTATCCCTAGCCATGTTGGTCTTTGCAGCAACTGCTGTAGCGGAACAAGGTGACACACCCAATTACAAAGCCACATTTAAACTTGGTGAAGCCAGCTACACAGTTAATGATGTGACCAGCGCCATGGACGTGGCCGCCTTCGTTGAAAACGGTCGCACCTATGTACCATTTCGCTATCTGGGCTATGCCCTGGGTGTAGCAGAAAATAACGTAACCTGGGATGCCGATTCCAAAACAGCCACCCTCACCCTGGAAGATACCACTGAAAAGTTTACTGTAGGCAGCACAAATTATTATGTTAACGACGAGGCCAAAACTATGGATGTGGCACCCCTGATCCGGGATAACCGCATTTTCCTGCCAGCTCGTTACGTGGCTCAGGATTTTGGTTATCTAATGGACTGGGATGCAGAAGCAAAGGTAGTCACAGTAACCAAGAATGTCCCGGAGCAGCAGCCTGAGGAAACCCCCTCGGTGTCAGATGATGATAACTCGGTAACAGATCAGGTATACGGTAACTAA